From Paenibacillus graminis, a single genomic window includes:
- a CDS encoding ATP-grasp domain-containing protein, giving the protein MKILFCSDPLDSKVIDQEYEQEYKCARNLGMDVHMISLESVLDGELAKAVKRIPTFETMERFIYRGWMLKPKDYEKLYNALQQKNAVLINSPTEYRNGHYFPYSYEAIKKTTPQSIWLGIEELSNGFDLLFEKIHIFQNKPILVKDYVKSRKHEWEEACYIPDASDRQKVQTVLRNFIDRQGPELNGGIVVREFIQLEQLANHPKSAMPLSNEYRLFFLHHKLIQCMGYWDEVVYQQEIPKLDSFIDLAKGVASPFFTMDIAKTPNGEWTIIEIGDGQVSGLPSHADLEQFYKSIMELEVN; this is encoded by the coding sequence CTCGAAATCTAGGGATGGATGTCCATATGATTTCACTGGAGTCTGTTTTGGATGGAGAGCTAGCGAAGGCGGTTAAGCGGATTCCAACATTTGAAACCATGGAGAGATTCATCTATAGGGGATGGATGCTAAAGCCAAAAGATTATGAAAAGTTATATAACGCACTGCAACAGAAAAACGCAGTCTTAATCAATTCTCCTACGGAATATAGAAATGGGCACTATTTTCCTTATTCTTATGAAGCCATTAAAAAAACAACCCCGCAGAGTATTTGGCTCGGAATTGAAGAGCTTTCAAATGGTTTCGACCTTCTGTTTGAGAAGATACATATATTCCAAAACAAACCGATCCTAGTTAAGGATTACGTAAAGTCTAGAAAGCATGAATGGGAAGAGGCTTGCTATATACCCGATGCTTCCGACCGGCAAAAAGTTCAAACGGTTCTTCGAAACTTTATTGATCGCCAGGGCCCGGAGCTTAACGGCGGTATAGTGGTTCGTGAGTTTATTCAACTGGAGCAGCTCGCCAATCATCCTAAAAGCGCCATGCCTTTATCGAATGAGTACCGGTTGTTTTTCCTTCATCACAAGCTGATTCAGTGTATGGGGTACTGGGATGAAGTTGTCTACCAACAAGAGATTCCTAAACTTGATTCGTTTATAGATTTAGCAAAAGGTGTAGCTAGTCCGTTTTTTACGATGGATATTGCCAAAACCCCAAACGGAGAATGGACGATTATAGAAATAGGGGACGGGCAAGTCTCAGGACTTCCGAGTCATGCGGATCTGGAACAGTTTTATAAATCGATAATGGAATTAGAGGTCAACTGA
- a CDS encoding sensor histidine kinase, giving the protein MAKRHRSVSLSFVLLRFAIVMLGCMLLCCLAWYAVMVRFQNTGITYQGAVSNQQVEQMLAGEPKTFVSPGDDFLAEYALFGRNGEVLESNVEEKKLEVLAGFLQEDAHNIDVSRHTYADGSTVIFRWHYRAEFVNPVLRGILPPAEYLGLATLGVALVLCLLFNTLWLRRRLAAKLKLFSEVSEKVGAQELDFAIPHAGIREYDQALGAMEHMREALYSSLSSQWAAQQEREAEIAALAHDLKTPLTLVGGNAELLLDEELPESSRRMVETIAASNDRAKQYVASLLETSAGADEAFENTSLPAMLDELCQSTMAIAEATRVCLQTQNGLEGAASIQKDHLLRALGNVVQNAIEHTPAGGNVYLAGSMVDGGWQVTVCDEGPGFSKAASHHATERLWRGDAARGADGHHGLGLWFAAQVAKTHAGQLELHNCDSGGVVTIKFPGTIRNT; this is encoded by the coding sequence ATGGCGAAAAGACATCGTTCTGTAAGCCTTTCCTTTGTGCTTTTGCGCTTTGCCATAGTTATGCTTGGCTGTATGCTGTTATGCTGCCTGGCATGGTATGCCGTCATGGTGAGGTTTCAAAACACAGGCATTACTTACCAGGGAGCCGTCTCCAACCAACAGGTGGAGCAAATGCTGGCCGGAGAGCCAAAAACTTTTGTTTCTCCTGGTGACGATTTCCTGGCCGAGTACGCTTTGTTTGGCCGGAACGGCGAAGTGTTGGAAAGCAACGTAGAGGAAAAGAAGCTGGAAGTCCTGGCCGGTTTTTTACAGGAGGACGCCCACAACATAGATGTTTCGCGGCACACCTACGCGGATGGAAGCACCGTAATCTTTCGCTGGCATTACAGGGCAGAGTTTGTCAACCCTGTGCTGCGTGGCATCCTGCCCCCCGCTGAATACCTGGGGCTGGCCACACTTGGTGTAGCGTTGGTGCTTTGTCTGCTGTTTAACACCCTGTGGCTCCGCCGGCGCCTCGCCGCCAAGCTGAAGCTGTTCAGCGAGGTGAGCGAGAAGGTAGGCGCGCAGGAACTGGATTTCGCAATTCCCCACGCGGGTATACGGGAGTACGACCAGGCGCTCGGTGCTATGGAGCATATGCGGGAGGCATTGTACAGCTCCTTGTCCTCCCAATGGGCGGCACAGCAAGAACGCGAGGCGGAAATAGCAGCACTCGCGCATGATTTAAAAACCCCGCTCACCCTGGTGGGAGGCAACGCCGAACTTCTGCTGGATGAAGAACTTCCTGAGAGCAGCCGCAGAATGGTGGAAACCATTGCGGCAAGCAACGACCGGGCCAAGCAGTATGTTGCCAGCCTGCTGGAAACCTCCGCCGGTGCAGATGAGGCATTTGAAAACACCAGCCTGCCCGCCATGTTGGACGAGCTTTGCCAGAGCACAATGGCCATTGCAGAAGCCACGAGGGTTTGCCTGCAAACCCAAAACGGCCTGGAGGGTGCTGCGAGCATTCAGAAAGACCATTTACTTCGCGCCCTCGGTAATGTGGTGCAGAATGCCATCGAGCATACACCGGCGGGTGGAAACGTGTATTTGGCAGGCAGCATGGTAGATGGCGGCTGGCAAGTCACTGTGTGTGATGAAGGCCCCGGCTTTAGCAAGGCGGCGTCACACCATGCAACAGAGCGCCTATGGCGTGGTGATGCAGCGCGTGGCGCCGATGGACACCATGGCCTTGGCCTTTGGTTTGCAGCACAAGTAGCAAAAACGCACGCAGGACAACTAGAACTGCACAACTGCGATTCTGGTGGGGTGGTTACAATCAAGTTCCCAGGGACTATTCGGAACACTTGA
- a CDS encoding response regulator transcription factor gives MPKLLVVDDDLDMLALVRAALEKDGHQVDTEADAAAVQPARCQLYDLLLLDVMMPGEDGFSLCSRIRAEVDCPILFLTAKAEDAALVQGFGLGADDYIKKPFSIAELRARVNAHLRREVRQPTSTLSRGGVRFDMQAKVAIAGEHILPFTKGEYAICEHLALHAGQVFTKEQLYEAVFGFDAEGDSSAIAEHIKNIRAKLKAGGLSPVETVWGVGYKWRKDIVL, from the coding sequence ATGCCGAAACTGTTAGTGGTCGATGATGACCTTGATATGCTGGCCCTGGTGCGCGCCGCCCTGGAAAAGGACGGCCACCAGGTAGACACCGAAGCAGATGCCGCTGCCGTGCAGCCCGCCCGGTGCCAGCTGTACGATCTTCTGCTGCTCGATGTGATGATGCCCGGCGAGGATGGCTTTTCCCTTTGCAGCCGTATCCGTGCCGAAGTGGATTGCCCCATCCTGTTCTTAACCGCCAAGGCGGAAGATGCGGCCCTTGTACAGGGCTTTGGCCTGGGCGCCGATGATTACATAAAAAAGCCATTCAGTATTGCGGAGCTGCGCGCACGGGTAAACGCCCATCTGCGGCGGGAGGTGCGCCAGCCGACCTCTACCCTTAGCCGAGGCGGTGTGCGCTTTGATATGCAGGCAAAAGTGGCCATCGCGGGCGAACACATACTGCCCTTTACCAAGGGCGAATACGCCATCTGTGAGCACCTGGCCCTGCACGCCGGACAGGTGTTTACCAAAGAACAATTATACGAAGCGGTTTTCGGCTTTGATGCCGAGGGCGATTCGTCGGCCATTGCGGAGCACATCAAAAATATCCGCGCCAAGCTGAAAGCAGGTGGCCTCAGCCCCGTAGAAACCGTTTGGGGGGTGGGCTACAAATGGCGAAAAGACATCGTTCTGTAA
- a CDS encoding lantibiotic immunity ABC transporter MutG family permease subunit produces MTIIREFLSNFTKIKRTPIILLHLLLPIVVTTLFLVYYAYAGYHIIPDARLFFVILQIGYPIFVSIVVPILIHLDRNISNIQNALGLVESRRSVYLGKLFFLLFLSAISMIIYGLCFYIGVHFFLDISIIHFGSYFVIFYIFLFSNLFLYLLHVPIAFRFGSSISVLSGISGTIFAGYFENAMGDKIWPIIPWEWGVRFLENDFGFSSTPVFPGIISLIIITLIVLVLSLLWFSRWEGKVIQE; encoded by the coding sequence ATGACGATTATAAGAGAGTTCTTGTCCAACTTTACCAAAATCAAACGAACTCCAATTATTTTATTGCATTTGTTACTGCCTATCGTGGTTACAACATTATTTTTAGTTTATTACGCTTATGCCGGATACCATATTATTCCTGATGCGAGGTTGTTTTTCGTTATATTACAAATAGGTTATCCGATTTTTGTTAGTATCGTTGTGCCCATTTTAATTCATTTAGATAGGAATATTAGCAATATTCAAAATGCTCTAGGTTTAGTGGAATCTCGAAGAAGCGTATACCTGGGGAAATTATTCTTTCTACTGTTTCTTTCAGCCATAAGTATGATAATATATGGACTTTGTTTCTATATTGGAGTCCATTTTTTTCTGGATATCAGCATAATACACTTCGGTTCATATTTTGTCATATTTTATATATTTTTGTTTAGCAACTTATTTTTATATTTATTACACGTTCCGATTGCTTTTCGGTTTGGTTCAAGTATTTCTGTTTTGTCAGGGATCTCTGGTACAATTTTTGCAGGTTACTTTGAAAATGCGATGGGTGATAAAATCTGGCCGATCATTCCTTGGGAATGGGGTGTTCGGTTTTTGGAAAATGATTTTGGCTTTTCAAGTACACCTGTTTTCCCTGGAATTATTTCTCTGATTATTATCACTTTGATTGTTCTGGTTCTGTCACTACTATGGTTTAGTAGATGGGAAGGTAAAGTCATACAAGAATAA
- a CDS encoding lantibiotic immunity ABC transporter MutE/EpiE family permease subunit: protein MLRTYLKAENLKFKRSLFRKLIIFIPVALILISMVFIFIGIGLGGFSSSIVCNWCMPIASLSIMFLCHLVNNKDQKHKYRTLYSLPIDLKKTFISKTILIALNLLIISLLLAFITVISECILSGVSDAMGHSGYYLLGYCLLWLSLLWQIPFCLFLDQKAGFVGSVIINLFASASGGLFFSLTPLFWFFPYSWPARFMVTLFGVLPNGLLVEADSRYILNVGESSLLVLISSLAMLVLSALFSRWYEKQVYRK from the coding sequence ATGTTACGAACCTATTTAAAAGCAGAGAACTTGAAATTTAAACGCTCCCTATTTAGAAAACTCATTATATTTATTCCAGTAGCTTTAATTTTAATATCGATGGTATTTATATTTATTGGTATTGGTTTAGGTGGTTTTTCAAGCTCTATAGTTTGCAATTGGTGTATGCCTATTGCGTCTTTGTCCATTATGTTTTTATGTCATTTAGTGAATAATAAGGATCAAAAACACAAATACCGAACTCTTTATAGTTTGCCCATCGACTTGAAGAAGACATTTATTTCTAAAACAATTTTGATAGCACTTAATCTTTTGATAATATCATTATTGCTCGCATTTATCACGGTTATCTCTGAATGCATATTGTCAGGTGTCTCAGATGCAATGGGTCATAGCGGATATTATCTTTTAGGATACTGCTTATTGTGGCTCTCTTTATTATGGCAGATCCCTTTCTGTTTATTTTTGGATCAAAAAGCCGGATTTGTTGGTTCTGTGATCATAAATTTGTTCGCCAGTGCGTCAGGTGGTTTATTTTTTTCCTTGACGCCTTTGTTTTGGTTCTTCCCATATAGCTGGCCCGCGAGGTTTATGGTTACATTATTTGGAGTTTTGCCAAACGGATTATTAGTCGAAGCAGATTCAAGATACATTTTAAATGTAGGAGAAAGTTCATTGCTGGTATTGATATCCTCGCTTGCTATGCTGGTTCTTTCAGCATTGTTTTCGCGCTGGTACGAAAAGCAGGTGTATCGCAAATGA
- a CDS encoding lantibiotic protection ABC transporter ATP-binding protein encodes MYEYIIETNNVSKKFKKTYAIKDLYMSVRKNSVYGLLGPNGAGKSTLLKMITGIIRPTSGEILFNNRPWTRKDLLNIGSLIESPPLYENLTAFENLKVRAALMGISTNKCDEVLQKMDLMDTKNKKTSDFSLGMKQRLGIALALLNNPELLVLDEPTNGLDPFGIEELREMIRTFAESGISVIISSHILSEVQQVADDIGILYNGSLLYQDKIDANENLEQLFMDIVRKERES; translated from the coding sequence ATGTATGAGTACATAATAGAAACCAATAATGTTTCTAAAAAATTCAAAAAGACATATGCAATAAAAGATTTATATATGTCTGTAAGAAAAAATTCTGTCTACGGTTTATTAGGACCTAATGGTGCTGGCAAATCAACATTATTGAAGATGATTACAGGAATTATCAGACCGACTTCAGGTGAAATATTATTCAACAATCGCCCTTGGACCCGAAAAGATTTATTGAATATTGGTTCATTAATCGAATCACCTCCACTGTATGAGAATTTAACGGCATTTGAAAATTTAAAAGTGCGGGCGGCTCTTATGGGGATTTCAACAAATAAATGTGATGAAGTTTTACAAAAAATGGACTTAATGGATACTAAAAATAAAAAGACATCTGATTTTTCGTTAGGAATGAAACAGAGATTGGGTATAGCATTAGCGCTGCTAAATAACCCCGAATTATTAGTCTTAGATGAACCTACAAACGGATTAGACCCTTTTGGTATTGAAGAATTAAGGGAAATGATTCGGACATTTGCGGAGTCTGGGATTTCTGTAATTATATCAAGTCATATTTTAAGCGAAGTACAACAAGTTGCCGATGACATAGGGATCCTATACAATGGATCGCTCCTGTATCAAGACAAAATTGATGCCAATGAAAATCTGGAACAACTGTTTATGGATATCGTCAGAAAGGAGCGCGAATCCTGA
- a CDS encoding S-layer homology domain-containing protein, with product MNSRKCVINISRLLVFIMLFSIFTYTPVPAAAAGEEPSIELNDLIAQAEALKTGNPEFPLQVSQSVYGAVYGSDVNQAFPWVHVDELQALNDALEFARNVNTPTDEAIASLKEAIMNFTKNIKSDGSDPYFRLDPGPGKVPVKVTAPTNTWTARTPLDNRVPADFAGGTFKTIPYPFADAQGKAEVLQINYAHNGKSTFGGISLESPLSPSVNVTDGSTIEFDVYYPKSAQGKYMRWRVRNTNTNLDSYLRDYQYNNLNPDWVGSYNGESWLKAHHSITASTGVSSSFILELHGENARPEETGMLLVANIQITAPDPNGVALPDVVNKEHQSAVAPLKSVYNKENGLFMVGAIGTGPVTGTRANHYEIFVDGNNLKADGTHPRGPEWLKSVNGEALNGATTAPGLAEYSFPTNAYQAIRDSGTPGQYKSHGHVLAWYNQAPGWMTQIIPANLASGYNGGADFYGLGNGVTTTVKVDKEMARRVQFNHTMYVMRHFLTTDTKYGSSESRGVIPFNSWDVLNEEVHESRHSELIPGDANSWRTSLKHTNWLAAMSDDQIGGDITDHYVYLLFKNAHIAAPNAKMAEAYKANYANLPEYMKLDGHDKEGSIDAYIVNNPPKLTYNDYGLATRSKARTVYNMVLELNTAWRSDPLYDGRPLIEDISIQGHDAVGKTLASDNQYAMALYASLVDRGLLSGITYSELDLKVPTDAPGGGATAPAVLNVRQSDALGYQYALLYKMFNKFAPYIDHIISWGVSGSGWQGSYVLFDGQSNANAGYYGAMKPDRFILGHSYLDDYFAGEYQTIGNNAIDLGDLGVYTPNSVNADLSSLTLSAGTLQPAFNAATTEYDVSLKDADSITVTAAAADSRSTIKVNDTVVASGTASEAIALTPGTKTDIKVEVTGADGRVKTYTLKVTNSKTETPSTPEPGTPSATPDPGTSSTPAPGTYSTSAPAASVTPAAPVVQGQKVTMQATVNNGTAFVKVLDLAKAKEFMEKNVTLDIPAAQGVNSYSVGLPAAALTSGTKDDKLTISTEFGQVVISGNMLTGTTESSGKEVALEIGKGDKAKLPAEVKTALGDRPIIQLSLKVDGKETAWNNPDAPVTVSVPYKPSADELKNPEMIVVWYIDGSGDVLTVPSGRYAPKTGMVTFTTTHFSSYAVAYVSRTFTDLRTAVWAKNAVEVLASKDILKTEGHVFNPSTGITRADFLYSLVRALGLNARVNGNFSDVQKSTYYYNEIAIAKALGITNGIDNDRFGSAYKITRQDMMVLTERALKLEKKLSNQAEAADLERFTDKSEVASYAVNSVAAMVKEGLIEGSGNKVNPTGNTTKAEAAVFLYRLYNK from the coding sequence ATGAACAGTAGAAAATGTGTAATCAACATCTCCCGTCTCCTCGTCTTCATCATGTTGTTCTCCATCTTCACGTATACTCCCGTCCCGGCTGCTGCGGCTGGAGAGGAACCGTCAATTGAACTGAACGACCTCATTGCTCAAGCCGAAGCTTTAAAAACCGGCAATCCGGAATTCCCGCTCCAAGTCAGTCAGTCTGTGTATGGAGCTGTCTATGGTTCTGATGTGAACCAGGCTTTTCCCTGGGTGCATGTTGACGAACTCCAAGCTCTTAATGATGCGCTTGAGTTCGCGCGTAATGTGAACACTCCCACCGACGAAGCTATTGCAAGTCTTAAAGAAGCCATAATGAATTTCACTAAAAATATCAAATCAGACGGCTCCGATCCCTATTTCCGTCTTGATCCGGGTCCGGGTAAGGTTCCTGTAAAAGTTACCGCGCCCACTAATACCTGGACGGCAAGAACTCCGCTGGACAACCGTGTCCCCGCCGACTTTGCCGGTGGCACATTCAAGACGATCCCGTATCCTTTTGCAGATGCCCAAGGTAAAGCGGAAGTGCTTCAGATTAATTACGCCCATAACGGAAAAAGCACGTTCGGCGGCATAAGTCTCGAATCCCCGTTGTCCCCGTCCGTAAATGTCACTGATGGTTCAACGATTGAATTCGATGTCTACTATCCTAAGAGCGCGCAGGGCAAATACATGAGGTGGAGAGTCAGAAATACCAACACCAACCTCGATAGCTACCTCAGGGATTACCAGTACAACAACCTAAATCCCGACTGGGTTGGCAGTTACAACGGTGAATCCTGGTTGAAGGCGCATCACAGTATTACCGCCTCAACAGGCGTTTCCTCGAGCTTTATTCTTGAGCTTCATGGCGAGAATGCCCGTCCTGAAGAAACTGGTATGCTGCTTGTCGCCAACATCCAGATTACCGCACCTGATCCTAATGGTGTTGCACTTCCGGACGTAGTCAACAAGGAACACCAGAGTGCCGTAGCGCCTCTAAAGAGTGTTTACAATAAGGAAAATGGCCTCTTTATGGTTGGTGCGATCGGCACCGGACCCGTAACCGGAACCAGAGCCAATCACTATGAAATCTTCGTCGACGGCAACAATCTGAAGGCCGATGGAACGCATCCCCGTGGCCCGGAATGGCTGAAAAGCGTTAACGGCGAGGCCCTGAACGGCGCAACCACTGCCCCTGGCTTAGCGGAATACAGTTTCCCGACTAACGCTTATCAGGCGATCAGGGATTCGGGAACTCCCGGACAGTACAAGTCTCACGGCCATGTTCTGGCATGGTACAACCAGGCGCCTGGCTGGATGACTCAGATTATTCCTGCGAACCTTGCCTCCGGGTATAATGGCGGGGCCGATTTCTACGGACTTGGCAACGGCGTTACCACTACGGTTAAGGTAGACAAAGAGATGGCAAGAAGAGTGCAGTTTAACCACACCATGTATGTGATGCGGCACTTCCTGACCACAGATACGAAGTACGGCTCAAGCGAATCCCGTGGCGTCATTCCTTTCAATTCCTGGGATGTACTCAACGAAGAGGTACACGAAAGCCGCCACAGCGAACTCATCCCGGGGGATGCGAACAGCTGGAGAACGAGCCTGAAACACACCAACTGGCTTGCTGCAATGTCAGATGATCAGATTGGCGGCGACATCACAGATCATTACGTTTACTTGCTGTTCAAAAACGCGCACATCGCGGCCCCCAACGCCAAGATGGCAGAAGCTTACAAAGCCAATTACGCTAACCTTCCAGAGTACATGAAGCTTGATGGACACGACAAGGAAGGCAGCATTGACGCTTACATCGTTAATAATCCTCCGAAGCTGACCTATAACGATTACGGACTAGCGACCCGCAGCAAAGCGAGGACTGTATACAACATGGTTCTCGAATTAAATACTGCATGGCGCTCCGATCCGCTGTATGACGGAAGACCTCTTATCGAGGACATCAGTATCCAGGGACACGACGCGGTGGGTAAGACCCTTGCAAGCGATAACCAATATGCGATGGCCCTCTATGCCTCTCTCGTTGACCGGGGCCTGCTATCTGGTATTACCTATTCAGAGCTTGACCTTAAGGTGCCGACCGATGCTCCCGGAGGCGGTGCGACTGCTCCCGCAGTACTCAATGTCAGACAGTCGGACGCCCTTGGTTATCAGTACGCGCTGCTCTACAAAATGTTCAATAAGTTCGCCCCGTATATCGATCACATTATCAGCTGGGGTGTATCCGGTTCCGGATGGCAGGGGAGCTATGTCCTGTTTGACGGGCAGAGCAATGCAAATGCCGGCTACTATGGCGCCATGAAGCCGGACAGATTTATTCTTGGACATTCGTATCTGGATGATTACTTTGCAGGCGAATATCAGACCATCGGGAATAATGCCATCGACCTTGGCGATCTTGGAGTCTATACACCAAATAGTGTGAATGCCGACCTCAGCAGCCTGACACTGAGTGCGGGAACACTCCAGCCGGCGTTTAACGCAGCCACCACAGAGTATGATGTGTCCCTGAAGGATGCTGACAGCATTACCGTGACAGCGGCAGCGGCAGACAGCAGGTCAACCATTAAAGTGAACGATACGGTGGTTGCCAGCGGTACCGCTTCTGAAGCTATAGCGCTGACACCTGGTACAAAAACGGATATAAAGGTTGAGGTCACAGGTGCAGACGGCAGGGTCAAGACGTATACCCTAAAAGTAACCAATAGCAAGACGGAGACTCCGTCCACTCCGGAACCTGGAACACCATCTGCAACGCCTGATCCTGGGACATCTTCAACGCCTGCACCTGGAACGTATTCAACGTCTGCACCTGCAGCATCTGTAACACCTGCAGCACCAGTTGTACAGGGCCAGAAAGTAACCATGCAGGCGACTGTGAATAATGGAACTGCATTTGTTAAGGTACTTGATCTGGCAAAAGCAAAGGAATTCATGGAGAAAAATGTTACCCTGGACATACCAGCGGCACAAGGAGTGAATTCATACTCGGTAGGCTTGCCTGCTGCAGCACTGACAAGCGGAACAAAGGATGACAAACTCACAATTTCCACAGAATTCGGTCAGGTAGTAATATCCGGTAACATGTTGACAGGCACAACTGAAAGCAGCGGCAAGGAAGTAGCACTGGAGATTGGAAAAGGCGACAAGGCCAAGCTTCCGGCGGAAGTGAAAACGGCTCTCGGCGATAGGCCGATCATTCAGCTTAGCCTTAAGGTGGACGGCAAAGAAACGGCCTGGAACAATCCCGATGCACCTGTAACGGTATCCGTGCCTTACAAGCCGTCTGCGGATGAATTGAAGAATCCCGAAATGATTGTTGTCTGGTACATTGACGGAAGCGGGGATGTTCTAACAGTACCGAGCGGACGCTATGCTCCCAAGACCGGTATGGTAACATTCACAACAACTCACTTCAGCAGCTACGCAGTAGCTTACGTATCCAGGACATTTACAGATCTCAGAACGGCTGTATGGGCCAAGAACGCGGTCGAAGTACTTGCGTCAAAGGATATTCTCAAGACAGAAGGTCATGTATTCAATCCGTCAACCGGTATCACAAGGGCAGATTTCCTGTACTCCCTTGTCAGGGCACTTGGCTTGAATGCAAGAGTAAATGGAAATTTCAGCGATGTACAGAAGAGTACTTATTACTATAATGAAATTGCAATTGCTAAAGCACTTGGTATTACGAATGGCATAGACAACGACAGATTCGGCAGTGCCTATAAGATCACAAGACAGGACATGATGGTGTTGACCGAAAGAGCCTTGAAACTTGAGAAGAAGTTGAGTAACCAGGCTGAGGCTGCAGATCTGGAGAGATTCACCGACAAGTCCGAAGTTGCTTCCTATGCGGTGAACAGCGTAGCTGCGATGGTTAAGGAAGGGTTGATCGAAGGCAGCGGGAACAAAGTCAACCCGACCGGAAACACAACCAAAGCAGAAGCTGCGGTGTTCCTCTACAGACTGTATAATAAGTAA
- a CDS encoding tRNA dihydrouridine synthase, which produces MTENFWRDLPRPFFILAPMEDVTDVVFRHVVSEAARPDVFFTEFANTESYCHPEGNHAVRGRLTFTEDEQPIVAHIWGDKPEFFRQMSIGMAQEGFKGIDINMGCPVANVAENGKGSGLICRPELAADIIQAAKAGGLPVSVKTRLGFSSLDEWRGWLTHILQQDIVNLSIHLRTREEMSKVAAHWELIPEIKKLRDEVAPDTLLTINGDIPDRQTGLRLAEEYGVDGIMIGRGIFHNPFAFEKEPREHSSTELLDLLQLHLDLYDQYSVQAPRSFSPLQRFFKIYVRGFRGASELRNSLMNTKSTNEVRALLGEFESKEQAGAEEHGD; this is translated from the coding sequence ATGACAGAGAATTTTTGGCGTGATTTACCACGGCCTTTTTTTATACTGGCGCCCATGGAAGATGTGACGGATGTTGTTTTTCGCCATGTCGTAAGTGAAGCAGCCAGACCGGATGTGTTTTTTACGGAGTTTGCGAATACGGAGAGTTATTGTCACCCGGAGGGTAACCATGCGGTGCGCGGGCGTTTGACGTTTACAGAGGATGAACAGCCCATTGTAGCTCATATCTGGGGAGATAAGCCGGAATTCTTCCGTCAAATGAGCATCGGGATGGCGCAAGAAGGCTTCAAAGGCATCGATATTAATATGGGTTGTCCTGTAGCGAATGTAGCAGAGAATGGGAAGGGAAGCGGCCTGATCTGCCGTCCCGAACTCGCAGCGGATATCATCCAGGCCGCCAAAGCCGGGGGACTGCCCGTCAGCGTAAAAACAAGGCTCGGTTTCAGCAGCTTAGACGAATGGCGCGGCTGGTTAACCCATATTTTGCAGCAAGACATTGTGAATCTGTCCATCCATCTGCGTACAAGAGAGGAAATGAGCAAAGTAGCTGCCCACTGGGAACTGATTCCGGAGATTAAGAAGCTTCGTGATGAGGTGGCGCCCGATACCCTGCTGACCATTAACGGGGATATCCCTGACCGTCAGACCGGCCTGAGGCTCGCTGAAGAGTACGGTGTGGATGGGATTATGATCGGGCGCGGTATTTTTCATAATCCATTTGCTTTTGAAAAGGAGCCGAGGGAGCACAGTAGTACGGAATTGCTTGATCTGTTGCAGCTGCATCTGGATCTCTATGATCAATACTCAGTACAGGCACCACGTTCGTTCAGCCCCCTTCAACGATTCTTCAAAATATATGTCCGTGGATTCCGCGGGGCAAGTGAATTAAGAAATAGCTTAATGAACACCAAGTCCACAAATGAAGTGCGTGCGCTGCTGGGTGAATTTGAGAGCAAGGAGCAGGCTGGAGCGGAAGAACATGGAGATTAG
- a CDS encoding SF0329 family protein: protein MSWSKLKQQLEGFLSPALQGRVEYRAPGYRYLPDKSGICYISVDKKNILNMSDKTNAIRWYQTELEIKNDPDIRIPVSHDDIEAVRQAAKGPVPEDRLIVMARSRKSTEHAKELMTAQASLCKSNFIVVANKFLTTPIEESLESSDMVLNILALMDRRVGKKRILSMAEKMELKHPAVQYFYELRRGAL from the coding sequence ATGTCCTGGAGCAAATTGAAGCAACAACTGGAGGGCTTTCTCAGTCCTGCGTTACAGGGTAGGGTAGAGTACCGCGCACCGGGTTACCGTTATTTACCGGATAAATCAGGCATTTGTTATATCTCAGTAGATAAAAAGAACATACTCAACATGAGTGATAAAACAAACGCGATCAGATGGTATCAGACAGAGCTGGAGATTAAGAATGATCCGGACATCCGCATTCCTGTCAGCCATGACGACATTGAAGCGGTCAGACAAGCAGCCAAGGGACCCGTGCCGGAGGATCGCCTAATCGTAATGGCCAGAAGCAGAAAAAGTACAGAACACGCCAAAGAGCTAATGACAGCACAGGCCTCATTATGTAAATCGAATTTCATCGTGGTGGCTAATAAGTTTCTAACTACTCCTATAGAGGAGAGCTTGGAGAGCAGTGATATGGTATTGAATATTCTGGCTCTTATGGACAGACGGGTCGGGAAAAAGCGGATCTTAAGCATGGCGGAGAAGATGGAGTTGAAGCATCCTGCGGTGCAGTATTTCTATGAGCTGCGGCGGGGGGCGTTGTGA